A single genomic interval of Nitrospirota bacterium harbors:
- a CDS encoding SBBP repeat-containing protein — translation MDKRGAFITAFLILSLIVTASASSAICPDVTPLSSITNLTDPSSIAIDSNGNLYVTEGVKNRIKIYSQSGRLIGRIGHRKPLGIAVDGNGLYVTSLSGKLTIYGADLKVKKVVNTGIRYGSLVAVSSGRIYVSDPKWGSIRVYDKEGGYLSNIKADANFSPIWLTVEPSTGNIYAVSKAPAGVYVFSQSGSLIRKFYSDAVETGGLMVSPRGILLDSSDRVYISDALGFQTFVFDTNNSYVCSFGAGVQMNKPFGIAMGGNKILYVLDKEGSKIATIGIDDFVKMELSPLSLSFKGSNCGAGTSSQKLLIANKGKGVLDWTVSSDLSWITLSQSSGQISGGSFEDIGVSVNISGLSVGTYRGSITVSSQGASESIPVTVEVLPPPVLSVNPTSLSFLVKGSIIPPSESINIELKGDTSNQLEWTASSDSSWLKVSPSKGPSNTLAMSNVWVDVAGLAGGQYTGNIKVDAGCAEGSPSFVKVDMTYIKGGTVKVISNLDEATYTITGPATYSGTGTSYIVEDVPEGTYTITFGRVMGFKTPPSYSLFVAGGGVIEFIGNYKDLRRQLEIAAVRGKGPESITDEVRLFSHKGDLLNSFVVELKEEGEAGSQIVVGDVDGDGKDDILTSGTDGIIRGYKADGTSIVGLAFKAFICNDNCDDDEMSTDIALADLNGDGIKEIIIGRAGKEDPSEIRVFAFRGGQVIDTGVYFLAYPEGSGVNVSSGDIDGDDISEILTVQGKPSDDNESMNIDIRIWGVSTEKGMGAWKIVQKGSISPVDSRRPVDITGGDIDGDGIDELIVTLTPEPSGKTVTVRALRADGSLAGEFTISAGKDLVISAGDTDMDAIAELVIGDTGKQNPSRVRVYSAVGSLLEEFNAFGNKKNISGVKVSLGELGY, via the coding sequence ATGGATAAAAGAGGGGCATTCATAACCGCATTTTTAATCCTCAGTTTAATTGTCACGGCATCTGCATCATCTGCAATATGTCCGGATGTGACTCCTCTTTCTTCCATCACTAATTTGACCGACCCATCCTCGATAGCCATTGACTCAAATGGCAATCTTTATGTTACAGAAGGTGTAAAGAACAGGATTAAGATATACAGCCAGTCAGGAAGGCTCATAGGCAGGATAGGGCACAGAAAGCCCCTCGGCATAGCAGTTGACGGCAATGGGCTTTATGTCACATCCCTTAGTGGAAAGCTAACGATATACGGGGCAGACCTCAAGGTAAAGAAGGTGGTAAACACAGGCATAAGATATGGCTCTTTGGTTGCTGTTTCATCAGGAAGGATTTATGTATCTGACCCCAAGTGGGGAAGCATTCGTGTGTATGACAAAGAGGGAGGGTATTTATCTAACATTAAGGCTGACGCTAATTTTTCGCCTATATGGCTTACAGTAGAGCCATCTACAGGCAATATATATGCAGTGTCAAAGGCACCTGCAGGTGTATATGTCTTTTCTCAAAGCGGCAGTCTAATAAGAAAGTTCTACTCGGATGCGGTTGAGACAGGCGGACTGATGGTTTCGCCGAGAGGCATTCTCCTTGATTCCTCAGATAGGGTATACATCTCGGATGCATTAGGCTTTCAGACATTTGTCTTTGACACTAACAACAGCTATGTATGCTCTTTTGGTGCAGGAGTTCAAATGAATAAGCCATTTGGGATAGCAATGGGCGGAAACAAAATCCTCTATGTGCTTGACAAGGAAGGCAGTAAGATTGCCACGATAGGGATAGATGATTTTGTGAAGATGGAGCTAAGCCCATTGTCGCTTTCCTTTAAAGGCTCTAATTGTGGAGCAGGAACTTCTTCCCAGAAGCTATTGATAGCCAATAAGGGCAAAGGGGTTTTAGACTGGACAGTAAGCTCCGATTTGTCATGGATAACTTTATCTCAGTCATCAGGGCAGATTTCTGGAGGTTCATTTGAGGATATAGGTGTCTCGGTAAACATAAGTGGCTTAAGCGTTGGCACTTACAGAGGCTCTATAACTGTTTCCTCTCAGGGTGCATCGGAAAGTATTCCAGTTACAGTTGAGGTTCTTCCTCCTCCAGTTCTTTCTGTAAATCCAACATCCCTTTCATTCCTCGTAAAGGGAAGCATCATACCCCCTTCTGAGTCTATAAACATAGAGCTTAAAGGAGATACGAGTAACCAGCTTGAATGGACTGCATCCTCAGACAGTAGCTGGCTAAAGGTCTCTCCTTCAAAGGGCCCATCAAACACCTTAGCGATGTCAAATGTATGGGTGGATGTGGCAGGACTTGCTGGTGGTCAATACACAGGCAATATTAAGGTGGATGCAGGTTGTGCCGAAGGAAGTCCTTCTTTTGTAAAAGTAGACATGACATATATAAAAGGCGGGACAGTGAAGGTTATATCGAATCTCGATGAGGCAACATATACAATCACAGGTCCTGCAACATACTCAGGTACAGGAACATCTTATATTGTTGAAGATGTTCCAGAGGGCACATATACAATTACATTTGGTAGGGTAATGGGCTTCAAGACCCCTCCATCATATAGTCTTTTTGTGGCAGGTGGTGGAGTTATTGAGTTTATAGGTAATTATAAGGACCTCAGGAGGCAATTGGAGATAGCAGCAGTAAGGGGCAAGGGGCCTGAATCCATAACTGATGAGGTCAGACTCTTTAGCCATAAAGGAGATCTCCTGAACTCATTTGTAGTAGAGCTTAAGGAAGAGGGTGAGGCAGGCTCACAGATAGTAGTTGGTGATGTTGATGGAGATGGAAAAGACGATATCCTGACTTCAGGCACAGATGGAATTATTAGAGGTTATAAGGCTGATGGAACTTCCATAGTAGGGCTTGCCTTTAAAGCATTTATCTGTAATGATAACTGTGATGATGATGAGATGTCCACTGACATAGCTCTTGCTGACCTAAATGGAGATGGTATAAAGGAGATTATTATTGGAAGGGCAGGGAAAGAAGACCCATCAGAGATCAGGGTTTTTGCCTTTAGAGGTGGTCAGGTCATAGATACAGGCGTTTATTTCCTTGCATATCCTGAAGGCTCAGGGGTGAATGTCTCTTCAGGTGATATAGATGGAGATGACATCTCCGAGATTCTTACTGTGCAGGGCAAGCCCTCTGATGATAATGAGTCTATGAATATTGATATAAGGATATGGGGAGTCAGCACCGAAAAAGGCATGGGTGCGTGGAAGATAGTTCAGAAAGGCTCAATCAGCCCTGTAGATAGCAGAAGACCAGTTGATATCACAGGAGGCGATATTGATGGAGATGGAATTGATGAGCTCATAGTTACTTTAACACCTGAGCCTTCAGGAAAAACCGTTACAGTCAGGGCATTGAGGGCAGATGGCTCATTGGCAGGTGAGTTTACTATATCAGCAGGCAAAGACCTCGTTATATCAGCAGGTGACACTGATATGGATGCTATAGCAGAGCTCGTTATTGGTGACACAGGCAAGCAGAACCCATCGAGGGTAAGGGTATACAGTGCAGTCGGAAGTCTTCTTGAGGAATTTAATGCATTTGGCAATAAAAAGAA